One part of the Microbacterium saperdae genome encodes these proteins:
- a CDS encoding purple acid phosphatase family protein — translation MTSPTPAVRWRRHGLTSVALLALLGGAVVAPAALAAPDPEVPTGSLISGDTAWHYLDDGTDPSPAPAALRDWTLPAYDDSTWKTAPGSFGAKNGKLGAVGPQTPKTLLNHYLDGTKAPTVPTYFFRTTFELEAGVAEQVAALQSTITYDDAIIVWINGTEVARYVDGRITDTQNVEYAGDSNGDPLTSSFSAEGELLHDGTNTIAVSLFQDRESSSDIYFDMSSLTLIEASDPGTPVVAAPTRVILTPTENPEISQSFTWLAGDASHTIGQVEIAPAAGGDTRTVDAYDAGVVNGNPNKHFSATVTSLTPATEYRYRVGLPGSWSDWYQFRTADPKATDFQFIYYGDAQIGLDTTWPSVVKQAEANAPRSIGSVHAGDLINTSSNENEWLNWFKGMKDSAVRTNVMAAPGNHEYSGDKLLTAWKAAFEYPHNNPSSSSVGELADLAKGDSEVAQQYRAFFDHWSSFAAETAYYTDYQDVRFITLNATRDKTFLTPAGLPSCTGAECPANQIDVLWTRFQGAWLDLLLQNSPSKWNVVTFHQPVFSASEGRDEPVLRADWLPIFQRNDIDLVLMGHDHTYARGYVNTDATDTPGLTTGPVYVVSNSGAKHYDLETPEKNVWTNNGATQVLRGQGVTTYQVIDVSGNQLVYRSYLAEKTENSTTDLPVGAVYDTFTVTKSDAGEKWVTEKGVTPPVTPEPEVPAEIELGAASVTAGGTVTVSGSGFAADAALRFELRSEPVDLGTVTTDANGVFSRTLTIPANTPVGAHTLAAIRTDGTEVTASITVTAASTGGNETPGGNTGGSTDDDLATTGADSTPYVIAAVVLLALGLGLFAMRRRRQHTQAGAE, via the coding sequence ATGACCTCCCCCACCCCTGCGGTGCGGTGGCGTCGTCACGGACTCACGTCCGTCGCGCTCCTCGCCCTGCTCGGCGGCGCCGTCGTCGCCCCCGCGGCCCTCGCGGCACCTGATCCCGAGGTGCCGACCGGTTCGTTGATCTCCGGCGACACCGCCTGGCACTACCTGGATGACGGCACCGACCCGTCGCCTGCGCCCGCGGCTCTGCGCGACTGGACCCTCCCGGCCTACGACGACAGCACCTGGAAGACGGCGCCCGGCTCCTTCGGCGCGAAGAACGGCAAGCTCGGCGCGGTCGGTCCGCAGACGCCGAAGACGCTCCTCAACCACTACCTCGACGGCACCAAGGCCCCCACGGTGCCGACGTACTTCTTCCGCACGACGTTCGAGCTCGAGGCGGGCGTGGCCGAGCAGGTCGCCGCGCTGCAGAGCACCATCACGTACGACGACGCGATCATCGTCTGGATCAACGGCACCGAGGTCGCCCGCTACGTCGACGGCCGGATCACCGACACCCAGAACGTCGAGTACGCCGGCGACTCCAACGGCGACCCCCTCACCAGCTCGTTCAGCGCCGAAGGCGAACTGCTGCACGACGGCACGAACACGATCGCCGTCTCACTGTTCCAGGACCGCGAGTCCAGCTCCGACATCTACTTCGACATGTCGTCGCTGACGCTGATCGAAGCGTCCGACCCCGGCACCCCGGTCGTCGCGGCGCCGACCCGCGTCATCCTCACCCCGACCGAGAACCCCGAGATCTCGCAGTCGTTCACCTGGCTCGCCGGTGACGCCTCGCACACGATCGGCCAGGTCGAGATCGCTCCGGCCGCGGGTGGTGACACGCGCACGGTCGACGCCTACGACGCGGGCGTCGTGAACGGCAACCCGAACAAGCACTTCTCGGCGACGGTCACGAGCCTCACGCCGGCCACCGAGTACCGCTACCGTGTCGGCCTGCCCGGCAGCTGGAGCGACTGGTACCAGTTCCGCACCGCCGACCCGAAGGCCACGGACTTCCAGTTCATCTACTACGGCGACGCGCAGATCGGCCTCGACACCACATGGCCGAGCGTCGTGAAGCAGGCCGAGGCGAACGCTCCTCGGTCGATCGGTTCCGTGCACGCGGGCGACCTGATCAACACCTCGAGCAACGAGAACGAGTGGTTGAACTGGTTCAAGGGCATGAAGGACTCCGCGGTCCGCACCAACGTGATGGCGGCGCCCGGCAACCACGAGTACTCCGGTGACAAGCTGCTCACGGCGTGGAAGGCCGCGTTCGAGTACCCGCACAACAACCCGTCCAGCAGTTCGGTCGGCGAACTGGCCGATCTCGCGAAGGGCGACTCCGAGGTCGCGCAGCAGTACCGCGCGTTCTTCGACCACTGGAGCTCGTTCGCCGCGGAGACCGCGTACTACACCGACTACCAGGACGTGCGCTTCATCACGCTGAACGCGACCCGCGACAAGACGTTCCTCACGCCGGCCGGACTCCCGTCCTGCACCGGAGCGGAATGCCCCGCGAACCAGATCGACGTGCTGTGGACCCGCTTCCAGGGCGCCTGGCTCGACCTGCTCCTGCAGAACAGCCCGTCGAAGTGGAACGTCGTCACGTTCCACCAGCCGGTGTTCTCCGCATCCGAGGGTCGCGACGAGCCGGTGCTGCGCGCCGACTGGCTGCCGATCTTCCAGCGCAACGACATCGACCTGGTGCTCATGGGCCACGACCACACCTACGCCCGCGGCTACGTGAACACCGACGCCACCGACACCCCCGGCCTCACGACCGGACCGGTCTACGTGGTGTCCAACTCGGGCGCGAAGCACTACGACCTCGAGACTCCGGAGAAGAACGTCTGGACCAACAACGGCGCCACCCAGGTGCTGCGCGGCCAGGGCGTCACGACCTACCAGGTGATCGACGTGTCGGGGAACCAGCTGGTGTATCGCTCGTACCTCGCCGAGAAGACCGAGAACTCCACGACCGACCTGCCCGTCGGTGCCGTCTACGACACCTTCACGGTGACCAAGTCGGACGCCGGTGAGAAATGGGTCACCGAGAAGGGCGTCACGCCGCCCGTGACCCCGGAGCCCGAGGTTCCCGCCGAGATCGAACTGGGCGCGGCGTCCGTCACGGCCGGCGGCACGGTCACGGTGTCCGGAAGCGGTTTCGCCGCCGACGCCGCGCTGCGATTCGAGCTGCGGTCCGAGCCGGTCGATCTGGGCACGGTCACGACCGACGCGAACGGTGTCTTCAGCCGCACGCTGACGATTCCCGCGAACACCCCGGTCGGCGCGCACACGCTCGCCGCGATCCGCACCGACGGCACCGAGGTCACCGCCTCGATCACCGTCACCGCGGCATCCACCGGGGGCAACGAGACCCCGGGCGGCAACACGGGAGGCTCGACCGATGACGACCTCGCCACGACGGGAGCCGACAGCACGCCGTACGTGATCGCCGCCGTGGTGCTGCTCGCGCTGGGCCTCGGCCTGTTCGCGATGCGCCGCCGCCGCCAGCACACGCAGGCGGGCGCCGAGTAG
- a CDS encoding HD domain-containing protein: MPIMQLSTFAPPATPAARGARALAAQYHSESMQNHVVRSWLWAEAFAVVEDRGDIDHELLYVSAMLHDIGIVPEFDNVNLSYEEAGGHVAVALTAGAGWETDRSRRALDVIIRHNWPSVDPAMDVEGYLLEIGTALDISGARADVLPAPFLREVLAAYPRLQLAREFGDGVVDQATRKPHTSAQRLVTGGVVGKLENHPLERSA, encoded by the coding sequence ATGCCCATCATGCAGCTGAGCACATTCGCGCCGCCCGCCACCCCCGCAGCCCGCGGGGCGCGAGCCCTGGCGGCGCAGTACCACTCCGAGTCGATGCAGAACCATGTGGTGAGGTCGTGGCTGTGGGCGGAGGCCTTCGCCGTCGTCGAAGACCGGGGCGACATCGATCACGAGCTCCTGTACGTCTCGGCGATGCTGCACGACATCGGCATCGTGCCCGAGTTCGACAACGTGAACCTGTCTTACGAAGAGGCGGGTGGACACGTCGCCGTGGCGCTCACGGCCGGCGCGGGGTGGGAGACGGATCGCAGCCGGCGTGCGCTCGACGTCATCATCCGGCACAACTGGCCGTCCGTCGATCCTGCGATGGATGTCGAGGGCTACCTGCTCGAGATCGGCACTGCGCTCGACATCTCCGGCGCGCGGGCCGACGTCCTCCCCGCACCCTTCCTGCGGGAGGTGCTGGCCGCATACCCCCGCCTGCAGCTCGCGCGCGAGTTCGGCGACGGCGTCGTGGACCAGGCCACACGCAAGCCGCACACCTCCGCCCAGCGTCTCGTCACCGGCGGAGTCGTCGGCAAGCTGGAGAACCACCCGCTCGAGCGCTCGGCATGA
- a CDS encoding GAF domain-containing protein has protein sequence MSASWHDSRDVQPATSRLLIERAHEELLAGNLDDQRLAQVRPLVRESWERSWRRRVGPETAPVLELVSDELDAYRLAHPLASAMDMIRALLLPGDAEDTGVVIAVGDQAGRLLWIEGDRQLQSLTDGMGFVAGANWAEDAVGTTAPGTALALGQSVQIRGAEHYNRLVHPWSCTAAPVRDPETKRVLGVIDITGGPEVVSPQARLLVDATARAVESELLVARLRSRAETPSRSHAATSRTRATARATLHVLGRDRARLETESAHEESMIELSARHAAILLMLAVHRQGLSAERLCELVYGPGVSPDTLRPEMVRLRKVLERAAPELVPESRPYRLPLPLDTDAHDVLSLLDRGAHRVALTAYRGPVLPESTSPGVEEFRESVRAGLREAMLSEASLDVLLAYAEIPEGQADVEILRLALEMLPARSPKRAGLVTRIERAQ, from the coding sequence GTGTCTGCCTCATGGCACGACTCCCGGGACGTCCAGCCCGCGACCTCCCGCCTGCTGATCGAGCGTGCGCACGAGGAGCTGCTGGCGGGCAATCTCGACGATCAGCGCCTCGCGCAGGTGCGACCGCTGGTGCGCGAGTCGTGGGAGCGGTCGTGGCGGCGCCGCGTCGGGCCCGAGACCGCCCCCGTGCTGGAGCTCGTGAGCGACGAGCTCGACGCCTATCGGCTGGCGCATCCGCTCGCCTCGGCGATGGACATGATCCGCGCGCTCCTGCTCCCCGGCGATGCCGAGGACACCGGGGTGGTCATCGCGGTCGGCGATCAGGCCGGGCGCCTGCTCTGGATCGAGGGCGACCGGCAGCTGCAGTCCCTCACCGACGGCATGGGCTTCGTGGCGGGCGCGAACTGGGCGGAGGATGCGGTCGGTACGACCGCCCCCGGAACCGCGCTCGCCCTCGGCCAGTCGGTGCAGATCCGCGGCGCCGAGCACTACAACCGGCTGGTGCATCCGTGGTCGTGCACAGCGGCCCCCGTGCGGGACCCCGAGACGAAGCGGGTGCTCGGTGTGATCGACATCACGGGCGGTCCGGAGGTGGTCAGCCCGCAGGCCCGACTCCTGGTCGATGCGACGGCCCGCGCCGTCGAGTCCGAGCTCCTGGTCGCACGGCTGCGCTCGCGCGCCGAGACGCCGTCGCGTTCGCACGCGGCGACCTCTCGCACCCGTGCCACGGCCCGCGCGACCCTGCATGTGCTGGGCCGTGATCGGGCGCGGCTCGAGACCGAGTCGGCGCACGAGGAGTCGATGATCGAGCTCAGTGCCCGCCACGCCGCCATCCTGCTGATGCTCGCGGTGCACCGGCAGGGGCTCTCGGCCGAGCGCCTGTGCGAGCTGGTCTACGGACCCGGAGTCTCACCCGACACGCTGCGCCCCGAGATGGTGCGGCTGCGCAAGGTGCTCGAGCGCGCAGCCCCTGAGCTGGTGCCCGAGTCGCGTCCCTACCGGCTGCCGCTGCCGCTCGACACGGATGCGCACGACGTGCTCTCGCTGCTCGACCGCGGTGCGCACCGCGTGGCACTGACCGCCTACCGCGGACCGGTGCTGCCGGAGTCGACCTCGCCCGGCGTCGAGGAGTTCCGCGAGTCGGTGCGCGCCGGTCTGCGCGAGGCGATGCTGTCCGAGGCCAGCCTCGACGTGCTGCTCGCGTATGCCGAGATCCCCGAGGGGCAGGCGGACGTCGAGATCCTGCGCCTCGCGCTCGAGATGCTGCCCGCCCGGTCGCCCAAACGCGCCGGACTGGTCACCCGTATCGAGCGCGCCCAGTAG
- a CDS encoding TetR family transcriptional regulator — protein MTEVVSRTYRSELRVRQARETRARIIAAAAGLFAAQGYQATTIAAIARAAGVSAETVKTSASKAELLIAAFEVTFSGSEGAESLADTEVAAGLLDLTDDAFLDAVLRQITTANARGHALWTVLLGAALSDAVVDEALRGMLTHRRADLTLLVDELIRRGVARNLRDPAAAAAAISFLISPESYQQLVVQSGWTAESYAVWLRSRVLAEVHRPS, from the coding sequence ATGACTGAAGTCGTATCTCGTACCTACCGCTCCGAACTCCGAGTGCGCCAGGCCCGCGAGACTCGTGCCCGCATCATCGCTGCGGCGGCCGGGCTGTTCGCAGCACAGGGGTATCAGGCGACGACTATCGCGGCCATCGCCCGCGCCGCCGGCGTCTCCGCGGAGACCGTGAAAACCTCGGCGTCGAAGGCAGAGCTTCTCATCGCTGCGTTCGAGGTGACATTCTCCGGTTCGGAGGGGGCGGAGTCCCTGGCCGACACGGAGGTCGCGGCCGGCCTCCTCGACCTCACTGACGACGCGTTCCTCGATGCCGTTCTTCGTCAGATCACAACCGCGAATGCGCGAGGCCACGCACTGTGGACCGTATTGCTGGGAGCCGCACTGTCGGATGCCGTCGTCGACGAAGCCCTCCGCGGGATGCTGACGCACCGTCGCGCTGACCTCACACTTCTGGTCGACGAACTGATCCGCCGAGGCGTTGCGAGAAACCTTCGCGACCCTGCCGCAGCGGCCGCCGCGATCTCGTTCCTGATCTCTCCCGAGAGTTACCAGCAGCTCGTGGTGCAGTCCGGATGGACGGCCGAGAGCTACGCGGTATGGCTGCGCTCGCGAGTGCTCGCCGAGGTCCACCGCCCGAGCTGA
- a CDS encoding DUF779 domain-containing protein encodes MVSIGTYQRVAVTDAAATLVRDLTTQHGPLMFHQSGGCCDGSSPMCYPVGMFITGPGDVLLGALDVGLEAPVEVFMSESQFEYWKFTHLTIDVVPGRGAGFSVEGPTGMRFLIRSRMLNEAELEYFGLASAS; translated from the coding sequence ATGGTGAGCATCGGCACCTACCAGCGGGTCGCGGTGACGGATGCCGCGGCAACCCTCGTGCGCGATCTGACGACGCAGCACGGTCCGCTCATGTTCCATCAATCCGGAGGGTGCTGCGACGGCTCGTCGCCCATGTGCTACCCGGTGGGCATGTTCATCACAGGCCCCGGAGATGTGCTGCTCGGCGCGCTCGACGTCGGATTGGAGGCACCGGTCGAGGTCTTCATGTCGGAGTCGCAGTTCGAGTACTGGAAGTTCACCCATCTCACGATCGACGTGGTGCCGGGGCGCGGCGCCGGCTTCTCGGTGGAGGGGCCGACGGGGATGCGGTTCCTGATCCGTTCGCGCATGCTGAACGAGGCGGAGCTGGAGTACTTCGGGCTCGCCTCCGCGTCGTAA
- a CDS encoding CCA tRNA nucleotidyltransferase produces the protein MLNMADGLARLGALAENPVVRTLATAFADAGFDLAVVGGPVRDALLGRETHDLDFTTSASPDEILTIVKPIATAHWDIGRAFGTIGARVQGEQVEITTYRADSYDGVTRKPTVEFGDSIEGDLGRRDFTVNSMALQVPSVKLVDPTGGVEDLIAGILRTPADPRISFGDDPLRMLRAARFSAQLGFRVEDATADAITELRETLKIVSPERIQSELVRLMQSDDPVRGIRVLVDSGLIEEFLPEVSALRLEVDEHHHHKDVYEHSLTVLSQAIELEQARNPGAEPDVALRIAALLHDIGKPRTRKLEDGGIVTFHHHDVVGSRMARKRMQALRFDTATTNAVATLIELHLRFFGYAEGAWTDAAVRRYVRDAGDQLERLHILTRADVTTRNKRKAARLAGAYDDIESRIAALREQEELDSIRPELDGNRIQQVLGITPGREVGEAYKFLLELRLDEGVLGPEAAEERLRAWWAARD, from the coding sequence ATGCTCAACATGGCTGACGGCCTCGCCCGTCTCGGTGCGCTCGCCGAGAATCCGGTCGTCCGCACCCTGGCGACGGCCTTCGCTGATGCCGGGTTCGACCTCGCCGTCGTCGGCGGTCCGGTGCGCGATGCGCTGCTCGGGCGCGAGACGCACGACCTCGATTTCACGACGAGCGCCTCGCCCGACGAGATCCTCACGATCGTGAAGCCGATCGCCACCGCGCACTGGGACATCGGGCGTGCGTTCGGCACCATCGGCGCCCGCGTGCAGGGCGAGCAGGTCGAGATCACCACCTACCGTGCCGACAGCTACGACGGCGTGACCCGCAAGCCGACCGTCGAGTTCGGCGACTCGATCGAGGGCGACCTCGGGCGACGCGACTTCACGGTCAACTCGATGGCGCTGCAGGTTCCGTCGGTCAAGCTCGTGGATCCGACCGGTGGCGTGGAAGACCTCATCGCCGGCATCCTGCGCACTCCTGCCGACCCTCGTATCTCGTTCGGTGACGACCCGCTGCGCATGCTGCGCGCCGCCCGTTTCAGCGCTCAACTCGGATTCCGGGTCGAGGACGCCACGGCCGACGCGATCACCGAACTGCGCGAGACCCTGAAGATCGTCAGCCCCGAGCGCATCCAATCGGAACTCGTGCGCCTCATGCAGAGCGACGACCCGGTGCGCGGCATCCGCGTGCTGGTCGACAGCGGCCTGATCGAGGAGTTCCTTCCCGAGGTCAGCGCCCTACGGCTCGAGGTCGATGAGCACCACCACCACAAGGACGTCTACGAGCACTCGCTCACCGTGCTGAGCCAGGCGATCGAGCTGGAGCAGGCGCGCAATCCGGGTGCGGAGCCCGACGTGGCGCTGCGGATCGCCGCGCTGCTGCACGACATCGGCAAGCCCCGCACGCGCAAGCTCGAGGACGGCGGCATCGTCACGTTCCATCACCACGACGTGGTGGGTTCGCGGATGGCCCGCAAGCGGATGCAGGCCCTGCGCTTCGACACCGCGACGACGAATGCCGTCGCCACCCTCATCGAGCTGCACCTGCGCTTCTTCGGCTACGCGGAGGGCGCATGGACGGATGCCGCCGTGCGCCGCTACGTGCGCGACGCGGGTGACCAGCTCGAACGGCTGCACATCCTCACGCGCGCCGACGTGACCACGCGCAACAAGCGCAAGGCCGCGCGCCTCGCCGGGGCCTACGACGACATCGAGTCGCGGATCGCGGCGCTGCGCGAGCAGGAGGAGCTCGACTCCATCCGGCCGGAGCTCGACGGCAACCGCATCCAGCAGGTGCTGGGCATCACTCCGGGCCGCGAGGTGGGAGAGGCGTACAAGTTCCTCCTCGAGCTGCGCCTCGACGAGGGTGTGCTCGGGCCCGAGGCCGCCGAAGAGCGCCTGCGCGCCTGGTGGGCCGCGCGCGATTGA
- the exaC gene encoding acetaldehyde dehydrogenase ExaC, which produces MTIVEEDVSTAYTAPGQPGALANYRARYGHYIGGEFVDPVKGQYFENVSPVNGKPFTEVGRGTVEDIDRAVEVAWQAFAGWGKTSPAERSVILNRIADRIEQHLEEIAVAETWENGKPVRETLAADIPLAVDHFRYFAGVLRAQEGGISQLDENTVAYHFHEPLGVVGQIIPWNFPILMAVWKLAPALAAGNCVVIKPAEQTPASLLFLFDIIGDLLPAGVVNIVNGFGIEAGAPLAQHKRIRKVAFTGETTTGRLIMQYASQNLIPVTLELGGKSPNVFFEDVARSTSDPFYDKALEGFTMFALNQGEVCTCPSRALIQRSIYDSFLADGLERVKKVVQGNPLDPATMIGAQASNDQLEKILSYIDIGKQGGARLLTGGDRVDLGGDLSEGYYVAPTVFEGTNDMRIFQEEIFGPVLSVTSFDGFDDAISIANDTLYGLGAGVWSRSGDTAYRAGRAIEAGRVWTNTYHQYPAHAAFGGYKQSGVGRENHKMMLDHYQQTKNLLVSYAEGPMGFF; this is translated from the coding sequence ATGACCATCGTCGAAGAAGACGTGTCCACCGCCTACACGGCCCCGGGCCAGCCGGGCGCCCTCGCGAACTACCGTGCGCGCTACGGCCACTACATCGGCGGCGAGTTCGTCGACCCGGTCAAGGGGCAGTACTTCGAGAACGTGAGCCCCGTCAACGGCAAGCCGTTCACCGAGGTCGGACGCGGAACCGTCGAAGACATCGACCGCGCGGTCGAGGTCGCGTGGCAGGCGTTCGCGGGGTGGGGCAAGACGAGCCCGGCAGAGCGCTCCGTCATCCTGAACAGGATCGCGGACCGGATCGAGCAGCACCTCGAGGAGATCGCCGTCGCCGAGACATGGGAGAACGGCAAGCCGGTGCGCGAGACGCTCGCCGCCGACATCCCCCTCGCCGTCGACCACTTCCGCTACTTCGCCGGCGTCCTGCGCGCTCAGGAGGGCGGCATCAGCCAACTCGACGAGAACACCGTCGCCTACCACTTCCACGAACCGCTGGGCGTGGTCGGTCAGATCATCCCCTGGAACTTCCCGATCCTGATGGCGGTGTGGAAGCTGGCTCCCGCGCTCGCCGCGGGCAACTGCGTCGTCATCAAGCCGGCCGAGCAGACGCCGGCATCCCTGCTGTTCCTGTTCGACATCATCGGCGACCTGCTCCCGGCCGGCGTCGTGAACATCGTCAACGGCTTCGGGATCGAGGCGGGCGCTCCGCTCGCGCAGCACAAGCGCATCCGCAAGGTCGCCTTCACCGGCGAGACCACGACCGGCCGCCTGATCATGCAGTACGCCTCGCAGAACCTGATCCCGGTGACGCTGGAGCTCGGAGGCAAGAGCCCGAACGTCTTCTTCGAGGACGTCGCCCGCTCCACCTCCGATCCGTTCTACGACAAGGCTCTCGAGGGCTTCACGATGTTCGCGCTCAACCAGGGCGAGGTCTGCACGTGTCCCTCGCGCGCACTGATCCAGCGCTCGATCTACGACAGCTTCCTCGCCGATGGACTCGAGCGGGTCAAGAAGGTCGTGCAGGGCAATCCGCTCGATCCGGCCACCATGATCGGCGCGCAGGCGTCGAACGACCAGCTGGAGAAGATCCTCAGCTACATCGACATCGGCAAGCAGGGAGGTGCTCGCCTGCTCACGGGCGGCGACCGGGTCGACCTCGGCGGCGATCTCAGTGAGGGCTATTACGTGGCGCCGACCGTGTTCGAGGGTACGAACGACATGCGGATCTTCCAGGAGGAGATCTTCGGTCCGGTGCTCTCGGTCACGTCGTTCGACGGGTTCGACGACGCGATCTCGATCGCCAACGACACGCTCTACGGGCTCGGCGCCGGTGTCTGGAGCCGCAGCGGCGACACCGCCTACCGCGCCGGCCGTGCGATCGAGGCGGGTCGCGTCTGGACGAACACCTACCACCAGTACCCGGCGCACGCCGCGTTCGGCGGGTACAAGCAGTCGGGCGTCGGGCGCGAGAACCACAAGATGATGCTCGACCACTACCAGCAGACCAAGAACCTCCTGGTCTCGTATGCGGAAGGCCCGATGGGCTTCTTCTGA
- a CDS encoding Lrp/AsnC family transcriptional regulator has protein sequence MPANDVMADETDRIVAAALQVNGRASWGEIGRVVDLPERTVARRGQRLLDRGLVRVSTYVDPARVLHARAVLFRITTEPQALWYVARTLARRSDASSVSVLEGSSDIAGMLLPRDDASIRELLFTDFPELEGIASINVTTVLKFFRSGHDWRAGVLTDEQARMLDESSGSEVDPADALSDDEEALIKLLLKDGRMPVAQLARALGLNVTTTRRRMESLNRRGLMHPRTEVVPSLFGLGLEALVWLRVPMDRLEKVGTALAAAPEVKFIAATTGTSQLLANVLVKDADEFYRFLTGPAVAGHDGLEVVESLVVITPVLRGSLIVDEAPEALAIDMPTGAIRL, from the coding sequence GTGCCCGCGAACGATGTGATGGCCGACGAGACCGATCGGATCGTCGCTGCGGCCCTGCAGGTGAACGGGCGCGCCTCGTGGGGCGAGATCGGCCGCGTGGTCGATCTGCCCGAGCGCACCGTGGCCCGCCGGGGCCAGCGGCTGCTCGATCGCGGACTGGTGCGTGTCTCCACCTACGTGGATCCCGCCCGCGTGCTGCACGCCCGCGCCGTGCTCTTCCGCATCACGACCGAGCCGCAGGCCCTCTGGTACGTGGCCCGCACCCTCGCCCGCCGATCGGATGCCTCCTCCGTCTCGGTGCTGGAGGGCAGCAGCGACATCGCCGGGATGCTGCTGCCGCGCGATGACGCGTCGATCCGCGAGTTGCTGTTCACCGACTTCCCCGAGCTGGAGGGCATCGCGTCGATCAACGTGACGACGGTGCTGAAGTTCTTCCGCTCCGGCCACGACTGGCGCGCCGGGGTGCTGACCGACGAGCAGGCACGCATGCTCGACGAGTCATCGGGGTCGGAGGTCGACCCCGCCGATGCGCTGAGCGACGACGAGGAAGCGCTCATCAAGCTGCTGCTGAAGGACGGACGGATGCCGGTGGCCCAGCTCGCGCGCGCCCTCGGCCTGAACGTCACGACCACGCGCCGACGCATGGAGTCGCTGAACCGCCGCGGTCTGATGCACCCTCGCACCGAGGTCGTGCCGAGCCTGTTCGGCCTGGGTCTGGAGGCCCTGGTGTGGTTGCGCGTGCCGATGGATCGCCTGGAGAAGGTGGGCACGGCGCTGGCGGCCGCCCCCGAGGTGAAGTTCATCGCGGCGACCACCGGAACCTCGCAGCTGCTCGCGAACGTGCTCGTGAAGGACGCCGACGAGTTCTACCGATTCCTCACCGGGCCCGCGGTGGCGGGGCACGACGGCCTCGAGGTCGTCGAGTCGCTCGTGGTCATCACCCCGGTGCTGCGCGGGTCGCTCATCGTGGACGAGGCACCCGAAGCGCTGGCGATCGACATGCCGACGGGGGCGATTCGCCTGTAG